ACAGGTTGTGGCGGTTTATAAGAAATCAGCCAGTAAGTAAGACCCAGCGCCACGATGACCGCAGCGATAGCCGTAATATAAGCCGGATCCAAATCCTTGAAATCCAGCATGATGACTTTTCGGGCCACGGCCATCAAAGCCGTGGCTATGACCATTTTAATCGGTAGCGTATCGTGTTTGATGTACAGCGTGATGTTGATAAATATCTCTATCGCGATCAACACCGCCATGAACGAACCAAAAATCACCAGTATGTCGGACACCGTCAGCATCAAAAACGGCGCTGCGACCACACGCTGATACATCACATAGCCCACATCAGCCACGCCCCACAAAATCACCAACACCATCAGCACCGCCAATATTCTGACCGCGAAATGAATGACCGCGTGCAGGACTTTGAGCATGGCATCTTCCGGAATCGGCGGTACTTTTACTTCGTGGCCTTCCTCGCGCAAATTGCGGTTAGCGCTGGGCCGGGAAGATGCCGGTGGCGGCACGGAAGGTCGAACGGGCGGTTTACTGTCCATCTACAACTCCTGGTTTTTCTGCCAAGCCAAATAAGCCAACAAGGCCCATGCGGCTAAAAAAGCCAGGCCGCCCAACGGCGTGATCATACCCAGCCAACCGATATTCAATATCGCCAGTAAGTATAGACTGCCGGAAAACAGCACAATGCCCGCCACCAAACACCAGCCGGCCCAGCGCAGCAATTTATGTTCCGGTAACACTGCGATCAAAGCCAGAACCAACACATGCCACATCTGGTAGCTTACCGCGGTTTTGTAAACATCCAGCAGATGCTCGGATAATAAATGCTTCAAGCCGTGCGCACCGAACGCGCCCATCGCTACGCCGATAAAACCGCCAACCGCGGCCAGAAACAAAAAAGGCGGACGCATTATTTCTCCAGCAGGCGCGGCATCAGTTGCACCAGATTACACGGCCGGGTGCGGTAATCCAATTGTTCCTTGATTAAGGAATCCCAGGCAGTCCGGCAAGCACCGGACGAACCGGGCACGCAGAAAATATAAGTGGCGTTGGCCACGCCGGCGATAGCCCGCGATTGCATCGTCGAGCTTTTGATGTCCTGGTAGGAAATCGTCCGAAACACTTCGCCAAAGCCATCCAATACTTTATCCAACAGCGGTTGAATCGCTTCCGGCGTACCGTCGCGGCCCGTCACGCCGGTGCCGCCGGTGGTGATAACCGCATTGACCTGCGGATCGGCGATCCATTGACTGACGGCGGCGCGGATTTGGTAAATATCATCGGGAACGATTTTTTTGTCGATCAAGTTATGCCCGGCCGCAGTCAAACCGGTGACCAAGGTTTGCCCGGATACGTCGTCCAGTTCGGTACGAGTATCGGAGACAGTCAATA
The window above is part of the Methylomonas sp. ZR1 genome. Proteins encoded here:
- a CDS encoding phosphate-starvation-inducible PsiE family protein — translated: MDSKPPVRPSVPPPASSRPSANRNLREEGHEVKVPPIPEDAMLKVLHAVIHFAVRILAVLMVLVILWGVADVGYVMYQRVVAAPFLMLTVSDILVIFGSFMAVLIAIEIFINITLYIKHDTLPIKMVIATALMAVARKVIMLDFKDLDPAYITAIAAVIVALGLTYWLISYKPPQPVKQDER
- a CDS encoding DUF423 domain-containing protein, with amino-acid sequence MRPPFLFLAAVGGFIGVAMGAFGAHGLKHLLSEHLLDVYKTAVSYQMWHVLVLALIAVLPEHKLLRWAGWCLVAGIVLFSGSLYLLAILNIGWLGMITPLGGLAFLAAWALLAYLAWQKNQEL
- the moaB gene encoding molybdenum cofactor biosynthesis protein B → MSQAREFIPINIAVLTVSDTRTELDDVSGQTLVTGLTAAGHNLIDKKIVPDDIYQIRAAVSQWIADPQVNAVITTGGTGVTGRDGTPEAIQPLLDKVLDGFGEVFRTISYQDIKSSTMQSRAIAGVANATYIFCVPGSSGACRTAWDSLIKEQLDYRTRPCNLVQLMPRLLEK